The DNA segment ATTTTAGGGAAGGCCGCATTGCCTCTGGGACTTCTGGCTGTGGGTGCCGGGTTGCGTTTTGATGGCGTCAGGGAGCAACTTCTCCCTGTGACCATTGCTTCGGGTGTTCATCTCATCCTTCTTCCATTGGTGGCCTGGGGACTTTGTGTTGGCTTGGGCGTGGAGGGGAGTGCTCGAGATGCGGCTCTTATCTATACTGCGATTCCCGTTTCGGTTTCAGCATTTATTCTGGCCCGCCAGATGGGGGGTGACCATCGTGTCATGGCTATGATCATTACCATGCAAACGGTCCTTTCCGCAGTGTCACTCCCTCTGGTCCTTGCTGTCTTGGGTTCCGGTTCTTGAAAACCCCTTGAAACCGTGAGAAAATTGAGCGACTATCCTGCAAATTTGTTGCATGGTTCTGAAAGGAGAAAACAATGGCGAAAGATTTCAGGAAATATCTTGTTGAAGCATCCCGACACGAAATGTTTGGCCGATTCTTCAAGGAGTTGCAGATCGGTTTGAAAATCGTGGCTTCATTCCAGGCGAGTGCGACGCATGCTTCCGAGCCTGCGGAGACCTTGGATGATATGGAAGCGTATACCAAGTGGGAAGTGAGTTTGCGGCAGGTCAACAAACCTATTACCGTTGTTCATATCGGTGCATGGACACATCTGCAAAATCAGGATTGGGCCAAATCTTTTGATAAACCCGAATTTCAAAACTGCGTGACGGCAGAGTTCCTGTCGGTGGAAGAGGCGCAGAAGTGTTTTGATGCTGTAATTGAATACGCCATGGCAAATGATCAGCTTGATTCAGAGGATGACATTCGTGTTGTTGAACCGGATGAGAATCTCAAGAAAGCAGGCGGCTGTGGTGGGTGTGCAAGCAAGAAAAAAACAGAGCCAGCCACAGCTAAGTGAAGTGGATGGGGAAAAGGTATCATGGCCTGTCTCGAAGGAGGCAGGCTTTTTTTATCCGAAGAGAGCGGTCAGAAGAACAACAAAGCCGAGGGCAGGAAGCAGGTTGGCGAGTTTGATCTCGGTAAGCTTGAGCAAGTTGATGGCGATGCCGACGATAAGCAGTCCACCACATGCCGTGACTTGAGCAATCATTATTTCGGAGAAGTACTGTTGGAAGAAATTCGCGCCGATGGTCATGGCACCTTGATAAATCAGCACCGGGATGAAGGAAAAGAGAACGCCGGAACCATAGGTGGCAGCTAGAGCGACAGAGGCAAAACCATCCAGAATGGCTTTGGTATAGAGAACGGTCGGATCACCGCTCATGCCTTCTTCGATCGCACCGATGATGGCCATGGCTCCGATGCAATAGATGAGGGAAGCCGTGATAAGCCCATCTGTAAATTGAGGATTTCTCGACTTGATAAGTTTTTTGAATGTGTTTCCCAATCTTTCAAACGCGGTGTCGAGTCGGAGGAGTTCCCCTGTGATGCCGCCCAAAAGTACGGCGAATATGACGATAAGTATATTTTGAACTTTGAGAGCCATTTGAATGCCGATGAGCAAGACGCTGAGGCCGAGGCCCTGAAAAACGATCGCACGGATTCGTTCGGGGAAACGGGATTGCAACCAGCATCCGATGGCTGATCCTCCGATAATGGCGATGGCATTCACTATTGAGCCGAGAGGGAGCATGGCGTGTCCTTTTCATTCAAAGAGGAAAATACGTTGGAATGTGCTAGCACCAAGAGTCTTGGCTGACAAGGATTATGGCAAGAAGAGCTGCTGTTTGAGAGAGTCGTCTTCTGCTGTTTTTCGATGCACTGTAAAAAGACAGCAGCTATTGAGTGTTGATTGTCACAAGAGTGTTGACATTCAGCCCCACCCTGACCTATGAAGAGCGCTCCCGTGCCAGGGTGGCGGAATTGGTAGACGCAGCGGATTCAAAATCCGCCGGCTTCACGGCCGTCGGGGTTCAAGTCCCCGCCTTGGTACCATATGAGAATCCGACAACGCCCAAAGTTGTCTCTAAAGCCCCTAATATAAGGGGCTTTTTCTTTGTCTGTTGATCTAGTGCTGTCCAGCTAGGTCCATTGACATACTCACAATTGTGTGAGTAGGCCTGTGAGTAGATCGGGAGAATCAAGCCAATCTACTCACATTGGCAGAGGAGGTTTCTTATGCCCCTGACAGTCAAGAAAATAGCATCGCTGAAACCGAAGAAAAAGCTATACCGTGTGGCAGACGCCGAGGGCCTTTGTCTTGAGGTTACGCCAACGGGTTCCAAGTTGTGGCGGCTTCGTTATCGTTACAACGACAAAGGCAAAATGATGGCCTTGGGAAAGTTGACGGATGTTGACCTTGCACAGGCTCGTGACGAATGCAGAAAGTGGAAGCGGTGTTTACGGGAAGGCTTCGACCCTGCGCTTGTAAAAAAAGAAGAGGACGCGAGGTCAAGCGGCAAGGATAGCTTTGAAACTGTCACCCGTGAATGGTTTGCCAAGTTCAAGCAAAAATGGGCTGAGCAAACCGGCGTTCGGAAACTAGCCCGCCTTGAAAGTCATGTTTTTCCATTGATAGGTTCTCTCCCCATCGACAAGGTGGACGCTCCACAAATACGCCGCGTGGTTCTTCGTCTTGAGAGTCTGGAAAAACTTCACACTGCCCACCGTGTAAAAAATATCATTGGCGAGATCATGCGTTACGCTGTCGCAATGGGTTTGATTCTACACAATCCCGTTCCTGACCTTGCCGGAGTCTTGCCGCCTACCAAAGAGATACACCGAGCTAGCATTGTCGATCCTAAAGGCATAGGTGGCCTTCTGAGGGCCATAGACGAATATCAAGGGAGCCTTGTTACTCGTTGCGCCTTGAAACTTGCTCCAATTACGTTTGTACGTCCGGGGGAACTTCGCCATGCCGAATGGTCGGAAATCGATTATGAAGGCAAGGAGTGGCGCATACCTGCCGAGAAAATGAAGATGAAGCGGCCTCATGTTGTTCCGCTTTCTCGTCAAGCTGTCGAGGTATTGAAAGAGGTTGAATTGGTTACTGGTCATGGTGGCTATATCTTTCCGTCTGAACGGTCCTCGGCTCGGCCCATGAGCAACAACACCATTAACGCCGCGCTACGCCGTATGGGGTACACCAAGGACGAAATGACGGGGCATGGCTTTCGCTCCATGGCGTCAACCAACCTTAACGAATTGGGGTTCCATCCTGACCATATTGAACGGCAGCTTGCCCATGTGGAGGCAAACAGAGTTCGGGCGGCTTACAACTACGCCGAGCATTTGGTGGAACGTAAGAAAATGATGCAAGCGTGGGCTGACTGGCTGGATGGGGTGAAGGCCGGGGGTAAGGTTATTCCTTTGAAGTCAGCTAGCGGTAGTGGAGTATAATATGGGAAGCGGCAAACTGCCTGTTCGCGCTCATTATGAAGGCGAATACGATGAGGAATATCAAATTGTCCTAAATGCATTTGAGGAATGTGATATTCAGTTATCAAGTGCAGATGAGCAGCGTTTGTCACGCCTTGTTCGTTCATGGGTTTCAAGAAAAGAGGACAAAAAACTTATTTATGGCGAGAAAAAAAGGCAAGATCGGGTTGCAGAGTTGAGTTCTTTTGAATCGGTTCATAACCAATTTGAGTCTCGCCTAATAGCGTGTAGGGAAGATGACCATATTCGTGTTGCGCTAGGGATGAGTGCTAGCGATTATGACAGTGTTTTTGTAAGTCTTGATAGGGTGAGAGCAGCAATTAGATGCGCTCAAGATAATCTTTATTCTGTAGGCAAGGGCGTAACCCTTTGGCTTGAACAAGAAATTATTATTGGAATGGAAAGATTTTACTATGAGACAACAGGGAAAAATGCACATTCGAATTTCACCAAACGTAATAGGGAGCATGAAGAATGGCATGGCGAGTTTCACTATATTTTCTGGCAAACGTTGGTTGCTTTGGGGTGCGACATGCCCAAAGAGCATAGGATGAAACAACTGTTGTCAGAACCCCAAACTATGACGGGAAAAGAAACACTAGAATAAATCAATTTCTTTGCTCGTGTCGCAATTAAACTCCGTTGTTAGCTCTTTTGGAACAAGAAAACCCAAAGGAGCTTTTTTATGTCTATTACTCTTCCCGAAACTGGTTTCGTTCGTCTTCCGCAAGTTCTGCAAATTATCCCGGTGTGCAAGGCCGCGTGGTGGAAAGGTATTGTCGAGGGCCGTTATCCCAAGGGTGTGAAGTTGGCACCGCGTACAACCGCATGGCGTGTGGAGGATATCCGGGCGTTGATTGATCGCCTTTCAAATGAAGGTGGGGCGTAATGTCTGGTGGAAGACTGGACGCCACCAGAGCGGCGGTTCTTTGAATATCTGTTGTCCAAACTTCAATGGGGGCATGGCAAGGCTACGCCGTATTGGGGATACAAAGGAAAAGTCATCCACAAGGCGCCATATGTTGGCTTGCCGACGAATGTACACAACTACCTGCTTTTGGACCTTGATGAAGAGGGGGCCGGTTGTCGGTGGCTTGAAGAGAGCTTGCCTCATCCTACATTTGTTGTTGTGACGCCGGGAAACTTGCATGCCTTGTATGGGTATGAGCTGGCAACGCCGGTGATCAAGCCGAATGGGAATTCTTCGGTTAAAGCCTATGAGTTCTTTCAAGCTATCCTGGCGGCGTATCGGCATCGCCTTTGTGCCGATACTGGTTACAATGAATTCAATTGCAAGAATCCACTTTCGGACCGTTGGAAAAAATACACGTTTTGGAATGACCGAAAATATACTTTTGATGAACTACAAAAGCATGTGGAGCTTGTCAGCAAAGGGAAACGGAACCGGGCAAAAGCAGAACAGCCGAAACCTACCAGCCCGGACAGTCTATTATTTCATGTCGGTCAACAGTGGGCTTATAAGAATTTTAAGGTTTCGCCGGATAGGGACCATTTGCAAAATGCCATTTGGGAATACCTGAATGGTTACAATCAAGACGCTATCGCTGTTGAGTTCGGCAAGCGGGAACCGGCGGCTAATGTTTTGGGTAAGGCGAAATCCATTGCCAAGTGGGTTTGGAAACGTCGTAATGAATCATGGCTGGCTGATTATGGGAAAGAGCGCGGCGCGTTGGGCTTTAGTCCGATCTGTTCGCAGTGGACCGATGAGGAGCGGGCCGAGGAGACAAGGGCGCGGCAAAGCGAGGGAGCATATTATGCTCATGGCAAACGCAATCAAGCTACCCGCGATAAAATCAAAGAATCTGTCAATCAGATATTTGAGCGCGGGGGAACTATTTCTATTTCAAGTGTAGCAAGAGAGGCGAACCTTTCACGGCTGACAGTGCGCCGCAATAAAGAGCTTTTGGGATAGGGTGGTAACTATGGTGTTATAGAGATAGTTACGCAGTAAGGCGTTTCCTTCTGCTTCGGCTTTCGGCTGTTCGCACACTGGGGAGAATTCGTAAGGGGCGATTCTCGGCAAATGTGGGAAAGTGGCCTTGCATGAGTTTGTTGTCCCGGTAAAAAGGAGTTTTCGGACTCCCTAAAAAGAGTTTATGGAGCAATACGCGCGTGTTTATATACGTTGGTCGCATGAATTTCCCGTCTATAAAAGGAAGCCTAGATATCCAGCTTCGGCAATCCGTTTACGATCTTCATTGTTTCGAGGCTCACCGTGATAACGCGCATAAACAATTCCAGCGGGTAGCGTGGGTTGTTCATGGTGTCGATTGCCCAGTCGTTTGCGTCATTCACGATGCCGGATTTCTTGTCCGTCTTGACGCATTGGCGTTCCACTACCCAGTCGAGGGCCGGTTTGCCGTTCACAACGTAGTCATAGGCGTCAAGAGGGATATCTTTCAGCGTAATGTGAGCGTTGTATATGAGCGTGGTTTTGTCCTTCTTCTTGCCGTACTTCATCTTCTCCACACGGTAGTGCTTGTCCTCAAGCTTCTTGTCGCCGGTGTCCATGGTCAACGGGTACGGCTCAACCGTTTCATAGTTGAGATGCAGGTCGGCCAGTCCTCGGCCCGACTTACTGAAGGCCCAGAAGTCAACTGCACTTTTGACGCACGGAATGTGAGGAAGTTCTTTAGCCAGATTGTTATTGAATCGCCCCCGGTAATCTGGGGAATGAAGAAGACCGTAAACGTAATAGAAAACATCTTCTTTACTGATTGTCTCGTTGGGATAAGCATCTCGAAACTCATTCAGGCCGCTGTCAGTAAGTCCATCACGCTTAACATGCTTCTTATCATTTGACCGAGGCTCATCAAATAAACCAACTTGCTTTTGTTTTTTTGGAGGCTGATTTTCCTCGTAGTAGTGAAGGGGGAAGCATTGGCTAGTATCTAGGAAATGGAAGTTTGACACGGAGTCAACCATTAACACCGAAAAACCACTTCTGGCCCCAATACCAGACACACAAATGACAAGGTTCTCCGGGTCATAGTCCGGGAAAAAACGAGGCATCTGGAGGACTCTTTCATTTAAACACCGGTCCATATACAACCACTGTTTTACAAATGGACGATACATAGTTCTACGGACCTTTGTGGCATCAAACTGAATATCAGTCTCCCGCAGCACTTCCTTTTTCAAGTTTACAGACCAGCTGATTAGAGTTGGATCAGACAACAAAAAAGCATTCAGTTTTGAAGCGCGCTCTTTTGTTGTCTCCCCTTGATGGGCCTCACTAAATCGCACAACTTCATCACTGAAGCAGGCAATCATGGTTTTCATGTTTTTCAAAAGTCGTGTCTTTGAGAACGAATAACACCATGCGTCACGAGAAGAGAGAAGGCCTTGGGAATAGTTGGCAAACAGTTTAGAATCACCTTTTCTGTCTCCAAGAACAATATGTTTAGAAAAGATGTCATTTCGTAAATTTAGCCAATCGCCGTGACTATCTGGGGAGATCGTCGCCCATTCATCCATGGCTTGGATGTTGCTTTGACTATCAAGTTCAACTAACCGCCCAAGTTTGTCAGCTTGGCTTAAATCATCTCCTATATCATGGTAGAAGATTTGCCCCTTTTTCTTTGTGCTGGCATTTTTTACGAACAGCGTAATAGCAATACCCGTCATACTACCACTGCCGAAGATATTCTGCCCTTCCTTCGCTCGCCCTTTACTCAACATGTTTTTCCGAATATCCCCTCTCAAGTTTAAAACATATATGCTTGAGAACTCTTCGGCCAAACACTTTCGTATTCCATCCATAGCAGGCTTCTCTACAAACCCAGAGCCAGAAACAAAACCGATTACTCCACTATCGCCAATCCTGTCCGACGCCCAACGAATTGAACGGATATAGCTATTATATAGTCCTTTTGAGAGTTTCGCATTAGAGTTGGCGGCATATGTCCCTCGAATGCGCCCATCCAAGTGGGGGTAAACCACATTTTGATTATTATCATTCGCACTTGCCTGCCCCTCTGAATACGGTGGGTTCCCCATAATAACCCTTATATCCAACTCTTTCTGCCGCTTGCGCCTTTCGCTGTTGTCTTCCAGCATTGCGCTAATCAAATCTTCTTTCTCGTACAGCTGAAAAGTGTCTGTCAGGCAAATACCTTCAAAAAGTTGGTACTCATCCTTACCATCCATAAGCGTATGGTAAACGGCTTCAATATTGATGGCCGCTATGTAGTAGGCGAGCAATACAATTTCATTGGCGTGAATCTCATACTTGTACTTGTGGGGGAGTTGTTCGGGTGAAATCAAACCACTTTGCAAAAGGCGGGTAATAAAAGTACCAGTCCCGGTGAAAGGGTCGATGATATGCACTCCCTCACTGCCGAGGGTCTGCCCGAATTCGCTTTTCAGCACGTCATTGACGCTATGAATGATAAAATCAACCACCTCGACGGGCGTGTACACGATGCCAAGGCGTTCAGTCATTTTCGGGAAGGCATTGCGGAAAAACTTGTCATAGAGTTCGACCACGATTTTCTGTTTGCCTTCGGCGTTGTCGATACCGGAAGCCCGCAATTTAACGCTTTCATAGAACCGTTCCAGCGTGTCGGCTTCCTTGTCCAGCCTATGCTCTTCCAAGGAATCCAAGACCCCTTGCATGGCTTGTGAAATAGGGTTGTTGCTGGCAAAGCTATAGCCCTCAAACAAGGCATCAAAGACCGGCTTTGTAATGAGGTGTTGAGCCAGCATTTCAATAACTTCTTCGTCACTAATGGAGTCATTGAGATCGTCCCGCAATTCTTCGGCAAAGTCGTGAAAGGCCTTGCGTTCCTTGACGTGGGTTTCGTCGGCGAGAATCGTGTGAATCCGGCTAATATGGGTCTGGGCAATCTTGGCAATATCATTGGCCCAGTCTTCCCAGTGGTGGCGGTTGCCGCATTTCTTTACCAGCTTGGCATAAATGGCGCGTTCAAAGTCGCTTATTTCAAACGTGAGCTGTTTTGCCACCGGATCGCGCCGGGGTGTTTCGGCTTCGCCTATGGTCTGTGAACCTTTTCCAGTGCTGCCCAACTTTGCAGCGGTCTTTGCATTGATCTTGTCGGTAATGGTGACAACCTCAATCTTTTGGGTATCAGGCCCGACCAGATCTGTTTTATTCACCATGGCGTCAAAGCGGTCATCGTGCGAACGCAAGGCCTGCAATACTTGCCAAACGACTTTATACGTCACATTGTCATTCAGAGCTTCATGGGGCTTCTTGCCTGCCGGGATAACCACGGGAAGAATGACATAGCCACGCTTCTTGCCCGGAGCGTTTCGCATGACACGGCCCACGGACTGAACCACGTCAACCTGTGAGTTGCGGGGAGTGAGGAACAAGACGGCATCCAACGCGGGAACGTCCACGCCTTCGGAGAGACAACGGACGTTGCTCAGTATGCGGCAGGTATTTTCCGACGATTCGGCCCGGAGCCAGTCGAGTTTACTTTCCTTAGTGCTGGCGTTCATGGAGCCGTCTACATGGTCGGCTTCACAAGTGAGGCTCGATACAAGCTCTTCAGTCTCGGATTCCTGATAGCTCTTCACAACCTTTTGAAACATGTTCGCAATGTTTTTCGAGCTAACCTTGTGTTTCCTCGCGTTCCTCGCAATCTCGATTACTTGGCAAAAGGCAACGGCCCGTTTCATGGGGGCGGCATCGTCCACAAGGTCGTCGGTCACATCTTGTTTTGAAAGGGCTTTCCAGCAACCGATGATCTTTGCGGCATCGTCAACTTTAAGCTGATTGTCTTTGGATTTGAGCAGGTCTTGAATACGGCGGCTGACATGGGTTTCATCAACAGACAAGACCAGCACTTTATAATCGCATAACAGACCGAGTTTGACGGCTTCCGAGAAATTAATGGTGTACAGTTCTTTGCCGTACTGCTTTTCGTCATCCATGGAGCAAAGAACAATGTCGTCGCGCTCGGCAGTGGCCTTTGCAGTATCCCCATAGAGGCGTGGGGTAGCGGTCATGTAGATACGCTTTGCCGCCTTCACGAAACGATTTTCATGGACTTTGACGAAGTTGGATTCATCGTCATTGGCAAAGGTTGCGCCGGTGGTTCTATGCGCTTCATCGCAAATAATCAGGTCGAATTCCGGCAAGTCGTGTTCATATTGGGCCGCATTCAAAACGTCGATGGAATGATAAGTGGAAAACACCACACTCATGTGCTGGCTGTCGTGACGTTTGTCCATTTCCTGTGCCAGCTTATCGGGTTGCGTAGTGGCCGGGTAGCGCAGCTCATGGGTAAACACCTGTACGCTGTCGTCGTCTTTCTTGCGCTTTTTGCCCACGTCGCTATCAGAACACACTGCAAAACTATGCAGGGGCGTGACGCTTTGTTGTGTCCATTCCGTGAGGGTCTGGGAAAGCAGGGCAAGGCTCGGTACCATAAAGAGGACGCGTTTACCTTTACCTGCCAATCCTTCGGCAATTTTCAAGCTGGTGAACGTCTTGCCGGTTCCACAAGCCATAATGAGCTTGCCACGATCTGCCGTCTTTAAGCCTTTTTCAACGGCATCATAGGCGGCTTGCTGGTGGTCACGAAGACCGTATTTCTCTTTAAGGACTGGCTCGGTGTCGGGTTGGTATTGTGACCAGTCGATTTGACTATTTTCTAGGTCGTGCAGGTCGATTTTGTTGACCGGGGGGAATTGATCACTGAGAGACTTTTCAGCGGGACCACTCCACTTGTTCGTGGTGCAAACGATAATACGATTCGTGAAATATTTTTTGCCGGAAGCGGTAAAGAAACTATCTATGTCGCTTTTCTGAATCGTATGGCTTTCGGCGTAGAGTTTACACTGGATAGCGTGAAATTCTTCCGTGCCTCGCGTTTTTGCTACAAGGTCAATGCCGGTGTCCTGCTTATCAAGCCCCTCAAGCTCGGCCCATTCGGAATACATCCACACGTCACTGTACAAGTCTTTGTAAGTTGCTTCATTTTTAAGATAGCAGATAGTCAACTCTTCAAAGTAGGTGCCTTTCTCACGCTCGGTGGTAGAGGCTTCGCGGTAGGTCTCAAGTATCTTTTGAAGGGCGGTCATGGGTGGCTTTGCTCCTGCGTCAACATGCGTATGTAGTGGCTCGGTGCCATGTATGCATCAATTGATATGGATATGGCGCAAATACAAGGGAATGGCAATGGCTAGGGAGGGCGGAAGGCGGGGAGTTTCTTGACCGGAATGAAGGGTTTTCTGACCTACACGCGCGCGCGTGAGTGGGGCTTGAATCATACGAAGGTTTTTCCATAGTCACTATGCGCGGGAGGGAGTTTCGATAGCAATACGCGTGCGTGCGCGAGTAATTTCTTTAGTCCTTAAAGGGCATGAAAAGAAAATGAAAAAAATGCCGTTGTGAGTAGATTTGTGAGTAGATAATAAAATCGAATTTAAATTTATTAATAAATACTAATGCTTAGACTCTTGATTTGCGTTCCCGCCTTACCAGAATGAAATGAGCGGCTTACGATGAGAATCGTAGGCCGCCTTTTTTTGTTTGTATGTGTTTGAAAAAGAAAGAGGGAGAATGCCTTTTTCCCAGATTCAGATATTGAAGTGATAGTCGTTCATGGTGGCGCATTCCCAGCGGTTGCGGCCTGCGGCCTTGGCTCTGTAGAGAGCTGTGTCCGCCAGTTTTAGGAGCAATTCGACATCGCCTATGCTCTCGTTGAATTCAGCTATTCCCAGGCTGACGGTACAACTGACATTGCCGCTCCTTGGGGTTGCTATGGATTCCGTTTGAATACGCACACGAATCTTTTCTGCTACCTTTTGCGCGTCGAGCATGGAAGTTTCAGGGAGGAGTACTGCAAATTCCTCCCCTCCCAGTCGACCGACGACATCTGCCTTACGGACCACGGAAGTGACGGTTTCAGCGATTCTTATAAGCACCTTATCGCCGATATCATGTCCATATTGGTCATTGATATTTTTGAATTTGTCAGCATCAAACATAATGATGGCCAGGGATGTGTTATAGCGGAGGGATCGGTCTATTTCATGTTCTGCCAGTTCCATGAAATAGCCTCTGTTGTAGAGGCTTGTCATTTTATCTGTTCTGGCTAGGAGTGTCAGTTCTTTCTCAAGTTTTTTCCGTTCCGTGACGTCGCGAAGTATTCCCACTGCAAAAAAATCATTGTCTATCTGGAAAGAACTGACCGAGCGCTCAACAG comes from the Pseudodesulfovibrio piezophilus C1TLV30 genome and includes:
- a CDS encoding replication initiation protein; the protein is MSKLQWGHGKATPYWGYKGKVIHKAPYVGLPTNVHNYLLLDLDEEGAGCRWLEESLPHPTFVVVTPGNLHALYGYELATPVIKPNGNSSVKAYEFFQAILAAYRHRLCADTGYNEFNCKNPLSDRWKKYTFWNDRKYTFDELQKHVELVSKGKRNRAKAEQPKPTSPDSLLFHVGQQWAYKNFKVSPDRDHLQNAIWEYLNGYNQDAIAVEFGKREPAANVLGKAKSIAKWVWKRRNESWLADYGKERGALGFSPICSQWTDEERAEETRARQSEGAYYAHGKRNQATRDKIKESVNQIFERGGTISISSVAREANLSRLTVRRNKELLG
- a CDS encoding DUF554 domain-containing protein, giving the protein MLPLGSIVNAIAIIGGSAIGCWLQSRFPERIRAIVFQGLGLSVLLIGIQMALKVQNILIVIFAVLLGGITGELLRLDTAFERLGNTFKKLIKSRNPQFTDGLITASLIYCIGAMAIIGAIEEGMSGDPTVLYTKAILDGFASVALAATYGSGVLFSFIPVLIYQGAMTIGANFFQQYFSEIMIAQVTACGGLLIVGIAINLLKLTEIKLANLLPALGFVVLLTALFG
- a CDS encoding helix-turn-helix transcriptional regulator, with the translated sequence MSITLPETGFVRLPQVLQIIPVCKAAWWKGIVEGRYPKGVKLAPRTTAWRVEDIRALIDRLSNEGGA
- a CDS encoding tyrosine-type recombinase/integrase, with product MPLTVKKIASLKPKKKLYRVADAEGLCLEVTPTGSKLWRLRYRYNDKGKMMALGKLTDVDLAQARDECRKWKRCLREGFDPALVKKEEDARSSGKDSFETVTREWFAKFKQKWAEQTGVRKLARLESHVFPLIGSLPIDKVDAPQIRRVVLRLESLEKLHTAHRVKNIIGEIMRYAVAMGLILHNPVPDLAGVLPPTKEIHRASIVDPKGIGGLLRAIDEYQGSLVTRCALKLAPITFVRPGELRHAEWSEIDYEGKEWRIPAEKMKMKRPHVVPLSRQAVEVLKEVELVTGHGGYIFPSERSSARPMSNNTINAALRRMGYTKDEMTGHGFRSMASTNLNELGFHPDHIERQLAHVEANRVRAAYNYAEHLVERKKMMQAWADWLDGVKAGGKVIPLKSASGSGV
- a CDS encoding DEAD/DEAH box helicase, whose amino-acid sequence is MTALQKILETYREASTTEREKGTYFEELTICYLKNEATYKDLYSDVWMYSEWAELEGLDKQDTGIDLVAKTRGTEEFHAIQCKLYAESHTIQKSDIDSFFTASGKKYFTNRIIVCTTNKWSGPAEKSLSDQFPPVNKIDLHDLENSQIDWSQYQPDTEPVLKEKYGLRDHQQAAYDAVEKGLKTADRGKLIMACGTGKTFTSLKIAEGLAGKGKRVLFMVPSLALLSQTLTEWTQQSVTPLHSFAVCSDSDVGKKRKKDDDSVQVFTHELRYPATTQPDKLAQEMDKRHDSQHMSVVFSTYHSIDVLNAAQYEHDLPEFDLIICDEAHRTTGATFANDDESNFVKVHENRFVKAAKRIYMTATPRLYGDTAKATAERDDIVLCSMDDEKQYGKELYTINFSEAVKLGLLCDYKVLVLSVDETHVSRRIQDLLKSKDNQLKVDDAAKIIGCWKALSKQDVTDDLVDDAAPMKRAVAFCQVIEIARNARKHKVSSKNIANMFQKVVKSYQESETEELVSSLTCEADHVDGSMNASTKESKLDWLRAESSENTCRILSNVRCLSEGVDVPALDAVLFLTPRNSQVDVVQSVGRVMRNAPGKKRGYVILPVVIPAGKKPHEALNDNVTYKVVWQVLQALRSHDDRFDAMVNKTDLVGPDTQKIEVVTITDKINAKTAAKLGSTGKGSQTIGEAETPRRDPVAKQLTFEISDFERAIYAKLVKKCGNRHHWEDWANDIAKIAQTHISRIHTILADETHVKERKAFHDFAEELRDDLNDSISDEEVIEMLAQHLITKPVFDALFEGYSFASNNPISQAMQGVLDSLEEHRLDKEADTLERFYESVKLRASGIDNAEGKQKIVVELYDKFFRNAFPKMTERLGIVYTPVEVVDFIIHSVNDVLKSEFGQTLGSEGVHIIDPFTGTGTFITRLLQSGLISPEQLPHKYKYEIHANEIVLLAYYIAAINIEAVYHTLMDGKDEYQLFEGICLTDTFQLYEKEDLISAMLEDNSERRKRQKELDIRVIMGNPPYSEGQASANDNNQNVVYPHLDGRIRGTYAANSNAKLSKGLYNSYIRSIRWASDRIGDSGVIGFVSGSGFVEKPAMDGIRKCLAEEFSSIYVLNLRGDIRKNMLSKGRAKEGQNIFGSGSMTGIAITLFVKNASTKKKGQIFYHDIGDDLSQADKLGRLVELDSQSNIQAMDEWATISPDSHGDWLNLRNDIFSKHIVLGDRKGDSKLFANYSQGLLSSRDAWCYSFSKTRLLKNMKTMIACFSDEVVRFSEAHQGETTKERASKLNAFLLSDPTLISWSVNLKKEVLRETDIQFDATKVRRTMYRPFVKQWLYMDRCLNERVLQMPRFFPDYDPENLVICVSGIGARSGFSVLMVDSVSNFHFLDTSQCFPLHYYEENQPPKKQKQVGLFDEPRSNDKKHVKRDGLTDSGLNEFRDAYPNETISKEDVFYYVYGLLHSPDYRGRFNNNLAKELPHIPCVKSAVDFWAFSKSGRGLADLHLNYETVEPYPLTMDTGDKKLEDKHYRVEKMKYGKKKDKTTLIYNAHITLKDIPLDAYDYVVNGKPALDWVVERQCVKTDKKSGIVNDANDWAIDTMNNPRYPLELFMRVITVSLETMKIVNGLPKLDI